The Enterobacter oligotrophicus sequence GCGATAATCGGCGGAGGGATCGCCAGCGCCCTGCTTTCGCTTGCGCTGTTGCAGCGTGGCTGGCAGGTTACGCTCTACTGCGCCGACGCCGCTCCTGCGAATGGCGCGTCGGGAAATCGCCAGGGGGCACTCTATCCCCTGCTGAGCGCTCACGATCCTGCACTGTTCCAGTTCTTCCCGGCGGCGTTTACTTTCGCCCGTCGTCTGTATGACATGCTGCCAGTGACCTTCGACCATGACTGGTGCGGCGTGACGCAACTCGGCTGGGACGAGAAAAGCCAGCAGAAAATCGCGCAAATGCTGTCCCTGGGTCTGCCGCAAGCGATCGCCCGCGCGGTGAATGCGCAGCAGGTCGCTGAAACCACTGGCGTCGATACCGGCTGCGGCGGTATTCAGTACCCGCTCGGTGGCTGGCTGTCCCCGGCCAAACTGACGGCTGCGGCGATAGCCCTGGCACAATCACGTGGGCTGACGGTGCACTACGCGCACAAAGTTGAATCGCTTAGCCGGACAGAAGGCTGGAATCTGCGTTTTGCTGATGGCAAAGAAGCGCAGCATCCCTGCGTGGTGCTGGCGAACGGGCACAATATCAGCCAGTTTACCCAGACAGACAATCTGCCACTTTATCCGGTTGGTGGACAGGTGAGCCATATTCCGTCAGCGCCGACGCTGGAGAAACTTCGCCAGGTGCTGTGTTATGACGGCTATCTGACGCCACAAAACCCGTCTGACGGTCATCACTGCATAGGTGCCAGTTACCATCGCGGTAAAACGGACACGCATTACAGCGAAGCGGATCAGCAGCAAAACCGTCAACGCTTGCTTGACTGTTTCCCGCAGGCTGTTTGGGCGAAAGAGGTTGATATCAGCGCAGGTGAAGCGCGCTGTGGCGTGCGCTGTGCCACCCGCGATCATCTGCCGATGGCAGGAAATGTGCCGGACTACGAGGCAACGCTTGAGGCCTATCAGGCCCTTGCAGAAAACCGGGATACGGCAGTGAGCGCACCGGTCTATCCGGAACTGTTTATGCTGGGTGGATTAGGGTCACGAGGGTTGTGCTCAGCGCCGTTGCTGGCTGAAGTGTTGGCCGCGCAAATGAGCGGCGAGCCGATCCCGCTGGACAGGGTTACGCTTGCGGGACTGAATCCGAATCGCTTGTGGGTGCGGAAGCTGCTGAAGGGGAAAATGGTTAAGTAAAGTGCGGCCTGGTGCCCTCACCCTAACCCTCTCCCACAGGGAGAGGGGATATTCGTAGGCCCGGTAAGCGCAGCGCCACCGGGCGAAAAACGATGGCTCAGCGTTTAGCCTGCTGGAACAAATTGTCCCACATGCCCAGCACCAGTGACTGGTCGCGTGGAGAAAGTTCACCGGCCTGGATAGCTTTCTCCAGGCTACGGGTGACTTCTTCGTGCACCGCTTCGGCAGAGTGATCGTCCCCTGCTTCCAGCTCGGCGATTGCCAGCGTCAGGTGACCACGCAGATAACCGCTGGCGAACAGCTCATCATCACTGGCGTGTTCCACCATGTCATCAATTAACGCCAGAATGCGTGATTCAAATTCTGCGATCATCTTCTTTCCTCTGTTAAAGATCTTCCGGCCACGGGAAGCATTCCGCCGTAATTTCCGGCGTGTGGTAATAATCCTGTAATGCCTTGATAAAGCGCGCCGGACGTTCCGGGATGCCCTTTTCAAGGTACTCCATCACCTGCGCATGAACGCGGCGCTGGAAAACAATACGGTCTGGCTCGAAGTCACCTTCGAGGTTGTCACAGCTGACGTTGAACGGATAACCTGCCGCCACACAGAACAGCCAGTCGAACGCCTGGGGTTTCACTTCAACATCTTCAAACTGCCCTTGCGTTGCGGCGTCACGCCCGTCCGGGCAATACCAGTAACCGAAGTCCACCAGCTCGCGACGCGCTTTCCCCGCAATACACCAGTGCGAAATCTCATGTAAGCCACTGGCATAGAAGCCGTGTGCGAACACGATGCGATGGTAGGGAACCTCATCATCTGCAGGAAGATAGATCGGTTCGTCGTCGCCTTTAATCAGACGGGTATTAAAATCGTCGGCAAAGCAGCCGTTAAAAATCTCAATTAACTGTTCGTAGTTATGCGTACTGTTCATTAGTTCATCCCCAACCAGTGGAGGATCTCCTGTCCGTGGCTGTCATAGAGCAGTTTGGCACTCATCACCGCCGAGACCACAACGATCATCGGGCGAATGAGCTTTTGCCCCTTACTTAATACCAGACGCGAGCCCGCGCGCGCGCCCAAAAACTGTCCTGCCATCATCACAAACCCGGTTGCCCAGATGACTTTGCCGCCAATGATAAACAGTAGCAGGCCGCCAACGTTGGAGGTGGCGTTAAGCACTTTGGCATGGGCGGTGGATTTGGCGAGGTTAAAACCAGCAAGCGTCACAAACGCCAGCGCGTAGAACGAACCAGCACCTGGACCAAAGAAGCCATCGTAAAAGCCGACACAGCCACCAGCGATCAGCGCAAACGGCAGACCGTGCAGACGACGCTGCCTGTCTTCTTCACCGAGCCGCGGCATCAGCAAAAAGTAGAGGCCAATACAGATAACCAGCACCGGCAAAATCTGGCGCAAAATGTCAGACTGCACGTGCTGAACCAGCAGCGCGCCTGAGGTCGAGCCGATAAAGGTCATCAGGATATTGAGTTTCTGATCGGCGAGGCTCACCACTTTGCGACGAATAAAATAGAGTGACGCAGAGAGTGAGCCACCGCAAGCCTGCAACTTGTTGGTGGCAAGCGCCTGAGCGGGACTCATGCCCGCCGCCAGCAGTGCCGGAACGGTCAGTAAACCGCC is a genomic window containing:
- the mnmC gene encoding bifunctional tRNA (5-methylaminomethyl-2-thiouridine)(34)-methyltransferase MnmD/FAD-dependent 5-carboxymethylaminomethyl-2-thiouridine(34) oxidoreductase MnmC translates to MKQNAIQPANLEFNAEGTPVSRDFDDVYFSNDNGLEETRYVFLEGNRLSVRFPTHPRSLFVVAESGFGTGLNFLTLWQAFDRFRSAHPEATLQRLHFISFEKFPLTAHDLRLAHQHWPELAPWAEQLQAQWPPAIGGCHRLLLDGGRVTLDLWLGDINDLTDKLDDSMNQKVDAWFLDGFAPAKNPDMWSQHLFTAMARLARPGATLATFTSAGFVRRGLQEAGFTLQKTKGFGRKREMLVGRMDQTLALPAQAPWFARSASTSRGVAIIGGGIASALLSLALLQRGWQVTLYCADAAPANGASGNRQGALYPLLSAHDPALFQFFPAAFTFARRLYDMLPVTFDHDWCGVTQLGWDEKSQQKIAQMLSLGLPQAIARAVNAQQVAETTGVDTGCGGIQYPLGGWLSPAKLTAAAIALAQSRGLTVHYAHKVESLSRTEGWNLRFADGKEAQHPCVVLANGHNISQFTQTDNLPLYPVGGQVSHIPSAPTLEKLRQVLCYDGYLTPQNPSDGHHCIGASYHRGKTDTHYSEADQQQNRQRLLDCFPQAVWAKEVDISAGEARCGVRCATRDHLPMAGNVPDYEATLEAYQALAENRDTAVSAPVYPELFMLGGLGSRGLCSAPLLAEVLAAQMSGEPIPLDRVTLAGLNPNRLWVRKLLKGKMVK
- a CDS encoding YfcL family protein, with translation MIAEFESRILALIDDMVEHASDDELFASGYLRGHLTLAIAELEAGDDHSAEAVHEEVTRSLEKAIQAGELSPRDQSLVLGMWDNLFQQAKR
- a CDS encoding elongation factor P hydroxylase, with the translated sequence MNSTHNYEQLIEIFNGCFADDFNTRLIKGDDEPIYLPADDEVPYHRIVFAHGFYASGLHEISHWCIAGKARRELVDFGYWYCPDGRDAATQGQFEDVEVKPQAFDWLFCVAAGYPFNVSCDNLEGDFEPDRIVFQRRVHAQVMEYLEKGIPERPARFIKALQDYYHTPEITAECFPWPEDL
- a CDS encoding sulfite exporter TauE/SafE family protein translates to MDNFVDLFMVSPLLLAVLFFVAMLAGFIDALAGGGGLLTVPALLAAGMSPAQALATNKLQACGGSLSASLYFIRRKVVSLADQKLNILMTFIGSTSGALLVQHVQSDILRQILPVLVICIGLYFLLMPRLGEEDRQRRLHGLPFALIAGGCVGFYDGFFGPGAGSFYALAFVTLAGFNLAKSTAHAKVLNATSNVGGLLLFIIGGKVIWATGFVMMAGQFLGARAGSRLVLSKGQKLIRPMIVVVSAVMSAKLLYDSHGQEILHWLGMN